A genomic region of Cucurbita pepo subsp. pepo cultivar mu-cu-16 unplaced genomic scaffold, ASM280686v2 Cp4.1_scaffold000857, whole genome shotgun sequence contains the following coding sequences:
- the LOC111785942 gene encoding neurofilament medium polypeptide-like has translation MDDSSHFELKISPTREDDPSSTFELHLLKTTSTHSFFSDETNSMFLLTAKLPGFARDDIVITINGSGTRIEISWGQPVQKMEITRWTYKKETETRRFKKIFRIPDGVILDEIKATYNDEKSILKILMPKLEEGILGVGIQEVKEQEAGKATFESQDSEAEAIPHTPTDLETPETGKETKLIEDTHGNGEFGGENAKQEAFSKIEYAAETTPEEIEKLKGNEMEDTDGGSNDYSESEQLETGATKATEYEGTKENMNGQIKVPKVTSMEGIEVAEGTSQETANHQKEKEGNAKEHNGDMATMIKKKPDVKTQSQASIDQEQENFKRNRHTRAELGKPETYRNTRELKEPEDIEIPYLQSPAHEHEEKEVDQKGKSSQTKDETKEAREECNSPQKVTHQDSSKEAKQEKKQFKMRIPIIVAGSALVASLVIVVFSLVKSKKREKNMRG, from the exons tcttctctgatGAAACCAATTCCATGTTCCTTCTCACTGCCAAACTCCCAG GTTTTGCAAGAGACGACATTGTGATAACTATCAATGGAAGCGGTACTCGGATCGAGATTAGTTGGGGACAACCTGTTCAGAAAATGGAGATTACGAGATGGACGtacaagaaagaaacagagacaAGGAGGTTCAAGAAGATCTTTCGAATTCCAGATGGTGTGATTTTGGATGAAATCAAGGCCACTTATAATGATGAAAAGTccattttgaagattttgatgCCCAAATTGGAGGAGGGGATCCTTGGAGTAGGAATTCAAGAAGTGAAGGAACAGGAAGCTGGCAAAGCCACATTTGAATCTCAGGATTCTGAAGCTGAGGCGATTCCACATACACCTACAGACCTTGAGACTCCGGAAACGGGCAAAGAGACCAAATTAATTGAAGATACTCATGGAAATGGAGAATTTGGAGGAGAAAATGCCAAGCAGGAAGCATTTTCCAAGATAGAATATGCAGCAGAAACAACCCCAGAAGAGATCGAGAAGCTGAAGGGCAATGAGATGGAAGATACTGATGGAGGTTCCAATGACTACTCTGAAAGTGAACAACTAGAAACAGGAGCAACAAAAGCTACAGAGTATGAGggcacaaaagaaaatatgaatggACAAATAAAGGTCCCTAAAGTTACAAGTATGGAAGGAATAGAAGTAGCGGAAGGAACATCACAAGAAACAGCCAatcatcaaaaagaaaaagaaggcaaTGCTAAAGAACATAATGGTGATATGGCAACcatgataaaaaagaaaccagaTGTCAAAACACAATCACAAGCTTCAATCGATCAAGAGCAGGAAAATTTTAAGCGAAATCGACATACTCGAGCGGAGCTGGGGAAGCCGGAAACATATAGAAACACTCGGGAATTGAAAGAACCTGAAGATATAGAAATTCCATATTTGCAAAGCCCTGCACACGAgcatgaagaaaaagaagttgatcaaaaaggaaaaagttccCAAACAAAAGATGAAACTAAAGAAGCAAGAGAAGAATGCAATTCACCACAGAAGGTGACACATCAAGATTCGAGCAAGGAGGCAAAGCAAGAGAAAAAACAGTTTAAAATGCGTATTCCAATCATCGTTGCAGGGTCAGCTCTTGTCGCATCCCTTGTAATTGTTGTGTTTAGCTtggtaaaaagtaaaaaacgaGAGAAAAATATGAGAGGTTAA